TTTTTTCTCATGTACCTTAATTTGTCATCTTACAGCTGAGGACTTACATCTTAAATTCTGAGAAatccttagtttttatttttcgtTATGCATTTTCCcctctatttgtttatttctattttcctggGACTTCTCTTAGATGAATACTGACACCTACATTACAGTCCTCCATATCAGCTTTCTTCTTGGTGTCCATGGAGGACTGATTCCAGGACCTTCCGTCAGAGAGCAAAACCCACAGATGTTTGATTCCCTTATATAAAGTGGTGtcgtatttgcatataacttaaaCACATCCTcctgtgtactttaaatcatttataatacctaatacaatgtagtGCTAtctaaatagttgttatattacattgtttagggaataatgagaAGAACAAAAGTCTGTGTGTTCAGTATAGACacaaccaaactttttttttttttttgagacaagagttttgctcttgttgcccaggctggagtgcaagggtgcaatctcagcttctcacaacctccgcctcccgggttcaagcaattctcctgcctcagcttctcgagtagctgggattacaggcatgcgccaccatgcccggctcattttgtatttttagtagagacgaggtttctccatgttggtcaggctggtctcgaactcctgacctcaggtgatcctcccgcctcagcctcccaaaatgctaggattacaggcgtgagccactgtgcccagcagaacCATCCATTTTTAAGTAATATCTAGATTATTTATGATGCTTAATACATTTGTTTGTAACACCTAGTACactgtaaatgctatgtaaatagtcaTTCTGCGTTATATAGGggaataatgagaaaaaagtcTGCACATTTTCATGATAGATACAACCATCCATGTTTTCCCCAGCATTTTCAGtgcatggttggttgaatctataGATATGAAGTATAATATGTATCAGGATGAGGAGCTCCATCACTTGCTGTCCTGTAGCTATCATTTCCCTGTAGTCTGTCCCTCAGAGAGCCTAACATAATCTCACAGCGCTTCACGTAATCTCACAGCAGGCATACTCTTCCTGACCCGCCATCCTTATAAACGTGCAGTCCATAGGATAAGGAGGGGATGTCCAGGTTGACCGGCCTGCTGATGTTTCTTGTTATTAGCACCATGTCCATTGCTGCCCAACAGGCATCCTGCTGTCTGTCACTGGCATTGCTGCTTTTCTGCCACGGAAAACGACAAAGTGGACTATGATTTAAGCATTGTAGAGGGTTGGAAGGAAAGTAAAGGATGCAGCTAGAAAGTTCTTCCTTTGTCTAACCCTATTGGTACCACTTGGCCTACTATGCTCTGTGTATGCTCTGTGTATCTCTTCCATGCTGGTACTCTTTCACCTTCTCCTTCACAGGGATTTCTCATCACTTTTGTGTTGAGTCCAGAGATTCAGCAACCTCCTTCTTACGGGACATCTCCAGGGTTAAATTGGGGAAGCAAGATGATTTGCGTCCTCTTGAATTTAACTCCAAGTGCCATGGTGTATTTTTGTGACTTTCATTAGCCAGGAAACACTTATAACCCAAAGTTACGGTGATTTAggtagaaaataagtaaaatgatgtATTCTTTTTTCCCTAGGACTTTGTTATAACCTTGGAGTCATTAACAACTTATTCTGGTTTTCTCATTGTCGGTCTGTTTGAAGAATGTATACTCTCTATATAAAGAATTTATGCTCTTAAAAGAATTAAATTGACTCAGACTAGGCATTTGTATTTGTGAGTCTAAGATGATAGACTAGAGGTCagttttttaaagatgatttgtgttttttgttttttttttttttcttttttttttcttgacatttaGAGTGAAGACGAAATCAGGacactgaaacagaaaaaaagtaagtgaTAGTGTTAATGACTCAACTTCTGAATGCCTTTTAAAAAGGCCTTGACCTGGTAAGGACAAATAAATATGTTCTGTGTCAAAAACCTACCTTGAGAATGGATGTAAGAGTGTGCTCAACTTTGTCCTGTGTTTTGAAATTGTGAGAATAAAGTCTAATTTTAGTTTGTCTTTATTGAGTGGTGCTATGCCACACACTATGCTATATGCAGGCCTCACAGAGGTGACGCCTTCTCTCTCAGTGTGGTAGAGGGGTGGCAGGCACACAGTGCTCCATTGTAGGGAAGGAAGGGCAACAGTAGAGGCATGCACTGAATCTCTTTTCTGTCCACCCAGTTGTGGTGCGTAATGAATTCTTGGTAAATGTTTAAGGACTAAATGCTGTGGGAACACATAGTGCCACTGGCAGTAGTGGTCACAACAGCCTTTCTGTAGGTGCTGATGCCCGAATTATGTCACCAAAGGACGAGGGCTAGaagctgtttttcttcttgtcaGTTATTAGTTATTCCTCCTCTATTTCTTCCTCCTATTGCTGTTGTTATTAACATAGcattttattgagtgcttactgatGCCAAgtcattgttctaagtgctttacttgtattaattcattttattctcacaatagCCTTGAGATAAGTACTGTTATTTCCCTCTTCATAGATGAGGAGATATGGACTTAGGCAAAGAGAGGGAAAGGTGTTCTGTGCATGAAACAGGGTGGTAGATTTGGGGAACTACACTCATTTTAGTGTTGTTAAAGTTTGTGATAACCCATTATGGTTAGAAAATGAGCCTGGAGAGGACCCCAAAGGCCAGAACTTGCAGACTTGTGGGCTGTTAGCAATAGGAAACCACTTAGGGGTTTGTAAGTAGGTGATAAGAGGGACCTGATTTCCATGGTACATAGAGTACTCTGTTGGATTACAAAAGGTAacactggaggcagggaggccagttGGACTGTCAGCTGAccaaataaaagttgaaaggCCTTGAATTAAGGCAATGGTAGAGAGAGTAAAGAGAATAGATTCAGGGAACTTAAGAAATTTGTATACCTATGACACCTAGGAAAGATGCCCAAAAGAAGAGGGACTTGACTTTTCACTTTGTACTCTTTGCTCTTTAATGaacttctttttgaaaaaaaataaaagcaagggaATTAGTACTAGTTAATTGGAAGTAGAGAAACaatggaggagagagggagagagccagACAGGCAGGCGTCCAGGAAAACCTCTTGCTTTCTGGCTTGGGAAGCTTCCCTAGAATAGAACCACTGCTGTGTCACGTATGATGAATAGCAGTGTCATCTGATTTGAGGAGGGATGAGGGAAGGATGCTCCCTGCATTTTGCTGAACCCTTATTAAGCTCTGAAGTATGGCTCACACAGGCTCCAGTCAGACTAGATTTCCCTTTGTGCTTGGACAGCCTGCTTCCCCCTTCTACCTTAGTGCTTTTGCTGGAATAATTCTCACCAACTGAAAGCCCTCCTTGTTCATGTCCCTCTTATTTATCCTTGTCATCAAATGCAACTTCTGAATTTTTGTTTCTCCCTGCCACCCTccacagtcttttttctttttgagatggaatctcactctgttgcccaggctggagtgcagtggcacgatctcggctcactacaacctctgcctcccgggttcagacgattcttctgccttagcctcccgagtagcgggaactacaggcacatgctaccacgcccagctgatttttgtatttttagtagagacagggtttcaccatcttggccaggctggtctcaaactcctgacctcatgatccatccacctcaacctcccaaagtgctgggattacaggcgtgagccaccgcacccggccatagtCTTATGTTCTAAGAACTAGGTTTTAACTGTGACTCCTCAGATTTGGATTATTTTCCTGCAGACACCAGTGACCTGTATGACTATGGACAGGGCATTTAGCCTGtagggcctcagttttcctatccCCTATGAAGAGATTAGGCTGTGTGATATTCTAATACTAGCCCTAAGAATTACATTAATCTCTTTTATATTATACTGGTTTGTACAGTTGTCCCATATCTCCCATATAAATGTGTGGCATCATGGTTTGATAAAAACAGCATCAGCATGGACCTTGGAGCAAGACACACTTGGATTTCAACTTTACTTCCATTCTTCTAACTATTTGTGATCTTGGGGAAGTTTACTTAGTGTCCTCATTTGTCAAGTGGGGTTGATACCACCTGCCTGAAGAGAGGGTAATGTGATGCATATAAAATACTAAGCACAGTAGTTTAGTAATTAGTTCTGTCCCACTTTGTTTTTCTGAGGGCATGCACTGTCATTCATTACATATGTGGAATGTCTTGTtaagtgtgttttaaaaattaggctggatgtggtatctcacacctttaatccttgTACTTtggagctgaagtgggaggatcacttgaagccaggagtttaagaccagcctgggcaacatattgagacccccttcttcttcttaaaaaaaaaaaaaaaaaattattcctatcTTATAACAGCGTTTACATCTAGGATTAAAATATATCTGTTTATACTGTCTCTCCCACTAGATTGTGTCTTATCTTAGTGTCTTATTTTAATCTCTATCTTAGTCTGTAGTCTAGTAAATGCCCTatgaatattgaatgaatgagtttgtggattttaaatatttaaccaaaggtgtaatattttttgttttgtatggtttttcttgAGCCTGTTTGTAACATTAATTCTTTGTTTTCCAGTTGATGAAACTTCTGAGCaggaacaaaaacataaagaaaccaACAATAGCAATGCTCAGAACCCCAGTGAAGAAGAGGGTGAAGGGCAAGATGAGGACATTTTACCTCTAACCcttgaagagaaggaaaacaaagaatacCTAAAATCTCTATTTGAAATATTGATTCTGATGGGAAAGCAAAACATACCTCTGGATGGACATGAGGCTGATGAAATCCCAGAAGGTCTCTTTACTCCAGATAACTTTCAGGCACTGCTAGAGTGTAGGATAAATTCTGGTGAAGAGGTTCTGAGAAAGCGGTTTGAGACAACAGCAGTTAACACGTTGTTTTGTTCGAAAACACAGCAGAGGCAGATGCTAGAGATCTGTGAGAGCTGTATTCGAGAAGAAACTCTCAGGGAAGTGAGAGACTCACACTTCTTTTCCATTATCACTGATGATGTAGTGGACATAGCAGGGGAAGAGCACCTACCTGTGTTGGTTAGGTTTGTTGATGAATCTCATAACCTAAGAGAGGAATTTATAGGCTTCTTGCCTTATGAAGCTGATGCAGAAATTTTGGCTGTGAAATTTCACACTATGATAACTGAGAAGTGGGGATTAAATATGGAGTATTGTCGTGGCCAGGCTTACATTGTATCTAGTGgattttcttccaaaatgaaaGTTGTTGCTTCTAGACTTTTAGAGAAATATCCCCAGGCTATCTACACACTCTGCTCTTCCTGTGCCTTAAATACGTGGTTGGCAAAATCAGTACCTGTTATGGGAGTATCTGTTGCGTTAGGAACAATTGAggaagtttgttcttttttccatcGATCACCACAGCTGCTTTTAGAACTTGACAacgtaatttctgttctttttcagaacAGTAAAGAAAGGGgtaaagaactgaaggaaatctGCCATTCCCACTGGACAGGCAGGCATGatgcttttgaaattttagtgGAACTCCTGCAAGCACTTGTTTTATGTTTAGATGGTATAAATAGTGACACAAATGTTAGATGGAATAACTGTATAGCTGGCCGAGCATTTGTACTCTGCAGTGCAGTAACAgattttgatttcattgttacTATTGTTGTTCTTAAAAATGTCCTATCTTTTACAAGAGCCTTTGGGAAAAATCTCCAGGGGCAAACTTCTGATGTGTTCTTTGCAGCTGGTAGCTTGACTGCAGTACTGCATTCACTCAACGAAGTGATGGAAAATATTGAAGTTTATCATGAATTTTGGTTTGAGGAAGCCACAAATTTGGCAACCAAACTTGATATTCAAATGAAACTCCCTGGGAAATTCCGCAGAGCTCACCAGGGTAACTTGGAATCTCAGCTAACCTCTGAGAGTTACTATAAAGAAACCCTAAGTGTCCCAACAGTGGAGCACATTATTCAGGAACTTAAAGATATATTCTCAGAACAGCACCTCAAAGCTCTTAAATGCTTGTCTCTGGTACCCTCAGTCATGGGACAACTCAAATTCAATACGTCGGAGGAACACCATGCTGACATGTATAGAAGTGACTTACCCAATCCTGATACGCTCTCAGCCGAGCTTCATTGTTGgagaatcaaatggaaacacaGGGGGAAAGATATAGAGCTTCCATCCACCATCTATGAAGCCCTCCACCTGCCTGACATCAAGTTTTTTCCTAATGTGTATGCATTGCTGAAGGTCCTGTGTATTCTTCCTGTGATGAAGGTTGAGAATGAGCGATATGAAAATGGACGAAAGCGTCTTAAAGCATATTTGAGGAACACTTTGACAGACCAAAGGTCGAGTAACTTGGCTTTGCTTAacataaattttgatataaaaCACGACCTGGATTTAATGGTGGACACATATATTAAACTCTATACAAGTAAGTCAGAGCTTCCCACAGATAATTCTGAAACTGTGGAAAATACCTAAGGGACTTTTAAAAACAGGCTTTCTTATATTTGATACTTGGAAGAAAAGCCGTAAGGTGTATGTAGGCCACTTAATCACTAAATATCTTTGCCTATAGGACTCCATTGAATACATTAGCCATTGGTAATCTACCTGTTTAAATGGCCCCTGTTTTTGAACTCTCATGCTTTGAAGACCTACCTGTCCTTCCAGAAGAGAACATTGAAAGTGCCATGTTTCCTTCTGTGTGATCTCTGTTGACGGCACTCTGGAATTGTTTTAGTTAAGTCATTTTAGACATAACATTTATTATCACTGTGGATCTCTACTTGTTGGGTGTTatgaattctttgaagaaatacattttgaagaggtgtgggaggaaggaatacattttataaaatggtatagtgaAGCCCACAATTGATCTTTGACTAATAGGAGTTTTAAATGTGCTAAAAATCTATACTGGACAGTTACAAGAAATTACTGGAGAAAAGCTTGCGAGCTCGCCAAACAAGGATTTCAGTGTAGCTTTTGTCTTTCTCGAACTTAAAGGAACAAATGACAAAGTTTGAATGGAAAGGCCTGCTGTTGTTCCACATCTCATTGTTGCTGTTTACATTCCTTTCTGGAGCCTACATCTTCCTAAGCTTTTTAGCAGGTATATGTTGAACACTTCTGTTTCATGGTTGAGACAGAATCAGAGGCCATGGATACTGACAActgatttgtctgtttttttctgtctttttccatGACTCTTATCTACTGCCTCATCTTGATTTATAAGCAAAACCTGGAAAACCTACAAAAATAAGTGTTGTGGTTTAtctagaaaaatatggaaaatattgctgttatttttggtgaagaaaatcaattttgtatagtttatttcaatctaaataaaatgtgaattttgtttAAAGCTTAGGCATATTATTTTTGGTGGGGTCAAAACATTCTTGTGTAAATTCTCTTAAAAAACTTTTGATAAACTGCctcacaattcaagatgagtctTTTGTATGTGGTTTACTAATTGggttatagaaaaaaacaattaagaaagTATTAAATGTAAGGTTCACCCaactaggtgttttttttttgtttttttttttttgttgtttttgatgtaCTGTGTGGGCCCTGATATAAATTGTCAGTTTGTCTTATTATTGCTGGCTAAAATGAATGCAGAGGtgttaatgaattattttatgttgGGAGTAAGTGTTCCTTGAGCTTCAGAAACCAGAGTGGTATGTATTTGCTGGACTGCTGAGAATGATAGCTCACAGTCCATTTCTCTGTCCTAGGAAAGCCCACAGACGTGTCAAATTAAGACACATTATGCATGCAGCTTATCAAAAAGATAAGAGTTTATCTTGTAGCCAGGGCTCTAAGAGATGCCTCTGTCCTTGTCAGAATTGATCAAGTTCATGATGGCAGGATGAAAATGAAGGAGACACAAAGCTGGTGTTTCAATATATTCATCCTGTTCTTAGGGCACTTAagagtggtgtgaccttggcagGTTGTTTAACCTGCgtcagtttcctcaactataaaatctACCTTAAGGTTGTGCTTTAAGGGTTAATTTATCATCAGTGACCTATTGCTGCTTAACATTACccccaaatttagtggcttaaacatTTAaccatttctcacagttctgtgggttgCTTGAGTGGTTCTTCTGCTAGTCTCATCTGGGCTCTGCATTCAGCTGGGAGGGTGGCTGGGGACTGAATATGATGACTGGGCCTCTCCATGTGGTCTTTTATCTTGCGCTATGTAATGGTGGTCTCAAGAGTACCAGGAAAGCAAAGGCAGTGGCTTCAAAACCTGGACTCAGTAATTCAGAGCATCACTTTCACCACATTCTTTTGGTCCAAGCAAGTCACTTGGCCGGTCTGGATTCGAAGGATGAGGAAATAGACTGCTTTTGTTGGGAGGAGCTACAAAATAATGGCCCCCTTTTCAGTCTGCCAAATAatgtattcaaaaatattcattcaataagCATTAGTTAAGCTTTTGAGATGCccatcatttgtttttataatgtaaGTATGTTCTCTAATTTGGGAGTCTATTGGAAGCTTAAAAGCCTAATTTATTAAAAGATGTTTTCAACAAACTGATCTTTGATGGTAGGTTGAATCAGTGGTAATCTCACTGATGAAACAGGTTGTCTTTTGCAAGATTAGATAATTTAGAAAGTGGTAGGGTCATGaccatttattccacaaatataagttgaatgcttactgtgtgccaggcttctTGGCTAAGTGCTGGCAATACCCAGTACATTTTCTGACTCACCAAGCTTACAGCCTAGAGTTGGCCCATAAGTACATAAAATTGTACATACTTACAACTACAGACACACAAACTTCATAGACTTCAGTAAATCAGATTTATTGaaattaaaggaaaggaaaataacataCAGAGTATCCACAAAAGCCttgtacagttttttttaaaataaggtctgTATCATATctaaatagtttgcaaatgtaCTAGGAAAGACATTCAAGATTTGGCATATCAGAGGAATTTTTGCTTTTGAcatatctcatttttctttggaaaaaaagttaaacagtTGAAGCCTGATCTAGGATGTGTGACTGTGAAATAAGTGGGAACAAATGCTTTATTAATAATTCGATGTAATTTTCAGTTAATTCTTAGAATAATTCCTGCGAGGTAAGTAGTAGTTGGTTGGGTTGAAAGAGCCTTCCTTCTGAGACAAGTTCCTCTGCAGTAACTTAGTTGGATCAGGTTTATTTCTGTTTGATATTAGGGGCAGCCACTTTTTAAGTGCTATTTTAAGTAAGTCATAAAACAGGAAAATTGTACTTGCAGTGTTTATTAATACTTATATGTTACTTTAGAGCTTACAAGGCACTTTGAATGATCTCATTCAGGTTCTCAGAGAAACTCAGATATTAGCCCACTTTTTTCAGTTGAGAAATCATGCTCACAGAGATGAATTAATTGCCTCAAATTATATGGCAAGTAAGTGTCAGAGGCAGGTACTTCAGTCCAGTACTTCAATATTGAAATTGATTGTGAAAGCCATTTCATTCTTAAGGTTTGTAAAAGGAATATTTGCTTTAGGAATAGGTTCCTTTTATGTTCTTGTTTTATCCATTGCCAGCTTTCAGCACAGCATCTGTAAAATGCACTCATTATAGTCAACATGGGTttcttgcaaagaaaaaaaaatggagcctgAAACTTCTGAGACTTTACAAACTGGGTGTAGAAGTGCTGCCACCTTTGTTTGGCTGCCAAGACACTACCACAAAGGACTAGATCCAGGTCCATTTATTTCATGCGAGTGGATGCAGCTGTCTTGCCATAATCAAATGCTGCTCTGTAGCCAGCTTTTTGTGGCCAGAAAAAGTAAagtaatttttagtacagagtaGCATAAAAATATCCACAAGATCAGTTTCAGGAAACAATTACTAGCTTAGAAGTAACAATAAGTGTGATCTATAGGTTGACTAAATGGCAGTTAATTTCCAGACCTTTTTTAAATGCCCCTTATTTCTCACCATGAATACTATATAAATAGAATACACTACCTGCCACTGTATTTAgtttcataaattatttggacAGGGTGAACAACAGACTTCAAAACTATGTAGAGGTAGTAAATCTCCTTTTTAATGAGTTTGAATTTACAGTAGTAGTTTAAACATCTGGAAGtttaaagtcttaattcattccaaaTGTTCAACAAGGATGTACTTTAAAGAGGATATTGTAATTGAGGGATCAAGAAAACTGTTGACTCAATTTGAGGCCTTTCTACTTTCGTCTGTATACATTAATCACATACAGCCTGAGAGGTTGACAgttcaaaaagagaagagatggaCCCAAATATCCAAGTTGGCATGCTTATATGAGTAAATTTTAAGAGTATAGTTATAACAAGGGTGAAGTTTAAATGTTGGTAATTAGCAATTTAAGGATGCAGTCAGATAGTGCTGCTGTGTTCTATGCTTCTTATGGAAATGAGGAGGGTTTTTTGAATTGTTACTAAAGCTGGGCTTGGAGTCAAAACTTTCGACTTCTAAATTGTAATTTTGATTAATGCATCTCGTAACCCAAGATTCTGGTGTGAAGCCAGCACCTAGCACGAGACCAAGCATTCCTTTAGTGCACACTTACTGAGTTTCTACTGGATGCTTGTTAGGTGTCAGTTTTCTCACACCAAAACAGGGTTGTAGCAGCAGCAGTCATCATCGTCCACAGCGGCAGCTGCTGCTAACGGTGCTCAGCATATGCCAGCTATGTGCAAAAACACTTTTTCTATAGTTTCTCATTTAAACTTCTCTACTTTATGAAGAAGGTactgtcatccccattttacaggtgaaaaccTAAGAATcagaaggtcacacagctagtgaaagGTAAATCCAGAATCCCAACATGATATAATGATTTGCAAATCTAGTTTGTTGTTAATTGTATTTGCTTCTCATTCTAATTTTGAATATCGAACACCTATGTTGCTCAGTCTGTTTGGCATCAGGCACAAGGCTGTCATGGATACAAATGTGAATGACATAGAGCCCATGCCATGGATACACAGGAGAATAAGATTGACCCCAGGCCCCCAGTGAGCTGAGTCACATGGGAGAGCCAAACAAGCAAGCTGGAGTCTGCCAGGATCAGGGCTAAAGGTGGGGTAACCCTATAATTGATGGTCCTAACCAAAGTACTTTCGAGCATGTAAGGGGGCACTATTAATAGTTGTGCCAGACAACAGATAGACTGTCTAGAGCACACCACAACTTTTGTTCACCATAGCTAGAGGTAAACTCGGTGTGAGGGGAGCACAGAGGAGAGTGCCCTGACTGACCAGAGGCAGTGCCCTGGATCAACAAGAGTGCAGCATGTGTGGTGTGTTGTCACCCTCGCAGGCCTTAGTCTAGATGCCAGTTCCCCTGGGGGCTTCCTCATCCCTGAAATCTGGGTCAGGGGATCCTTATCTGTGACTCTGAGGTGTCTCCCAGTTTGCAGCTCAGAGTAGTAGACAGCATTGAATATAGGAGGTCAAAGAGGTAGGCAACAGCTTTTGCAGAAACCTATAAAAACAGCAATATTTGTTTCCCCATATATTACCTCATTAAGTTAGTGAGTGATGGTGGTGTGTAAAACTAAGCCAAATTCACCACCATCATTGCCAATATAGGTCCAGTTGAAACATGTTTGAAGCCACTGAGAAATTGGCATTTGCTAACAGTAGTTGGACCTTTGAAAGTGGTGTGTACTGTGCAACTTCATGACCCCAAATACTAGGTTAGTCTCTCACTTCCTTCTCAGTGAAAATGTAGCTTTTATATTAGTATTAGAAGTATACCCATATAATGTGTGATTCATCCTCCACTCCCCACCTacccccaacaacaacaacaacaacaacaaactctgaTACTCAGCATGCTATTTCAGGTTGTTAAGGTACCTGATACATAAGTAATACGTCTTCCTCACAC
The genomic region above belongs to Papio anubis isolate 15944 chromosome 12, Panubis1.0, whole genome shotgun sequence and contains:
- the THAP12 gene encoding 52 kDa repressor of the inhibitor of the protein kinase → MPNFCAAPNCTRKSTQSDLAFFRFPRDPARCQKWVENCRRADLEDKTPDQLNKHYRLCAKHFETSMICRTSPYRTVLRDNAIPTIFDLTSHLNNPHSRHRKRIKELSEDEIRTLKQKKIDETSEQEQKHKETNNSNAQNPSEEEGEGQDEDILPLTLEEKENKEYLKSLFEILILMGKQNIPLDGHEADEIPEGLFTPDNFQALLECRINSGEEVLRKRFETTAVNTLFCSKTQQRQMLEICESCIREETLREVRDSHFFSIITDDVVDIAGEEHLPVLVRFVDESHNLREEFIGFLPYEADAEILAVKFHTMITEKWGLNMEYCRGQAYIVSSGFSSKMKVVASRLLEKYPQAIYTLCSSCALNTWLAKSVPVMGVSVALGTIEEVCSFFHRSPQLLLELDNVISVLFQNSKERGKELKEICHSHWTGRHDAFEILVELLQALVLCLDGINSDTNVRWNNCIAGRAFVLCSAVTDFDFIVTIVVLKNVLSFTRAFGKNLQGQTSDVFFAAGSLTAVLHSLNEVMENIEVYHEFWFEEATNLATKLDIQMKLPGKFRRAHQGNLESQLTSESYYKETLSVPTVEHIIQELKDIFSEQHLKALKCLSLVPSVMGQLKFNTSEEHHADMYRSDLPNPDTLSAELHCWRIKWKHRGKDIELPSTIYEALHLPDIKFFPNVYALLKVLCILPVMKVENERYENGRKRLKAYLRNTLTDQRSSNLALLNINFDIKHDLDLMVDTYIKLYTSKSELPTDNSETVENT